In Homo sapiens chromosome 19 genomic scaffold, GRCh38.p14 alternate locus group ALT_REF_LOCI_9 HSCHR19_4_CTG3_1, the following are encoded in one genomic region:
- the KIR3DL3 gene encoding killer cell immunoglobulin-like receptor 3DL3 precursor (The RefSeq protein has 1 substitution compared to this genomic sequence) translates to MSLMVVSMACVGFFLLEGPWPHVGGQDKPFLSAWPGTVVSEGQHVTLQCRSRLGFNEFSLSKEDGMPVPELYNRIFRNSFLMGPVTPAHAGTYRCCSSHPHSPTGWSAPSNPVVIMVTGVHRKPSLLAHPGPLVKSGETVILQCWSDVRFERFLLHREGITEDPLRLVGQLHDAGSQVNYSMGPMTPALAGTYRCFGSVTHLPYELSAPSDPLDIVVVGLYGKPSLSAQPGPTVQAGENVTLSCSSRSLFDIYHLSREAEAGELRLTAVLRVNGTFQANFPLGPVTHGGNYRCFGSFRALPHAWSDPSDPLPVSVTGNSRNLHVLIGTSVVIIPFAILLFFLLHRWCANKKNAVVMDQEPAGNRTVNREDSDEQDPQEVTYAQLNHCVFTQRKITRPSQRPKTPPTDTSV, encoded by the exons ATGTCGCTCATGGTCGTCAGCATGGCGTGTGTTG GGTTCTTCTTGCTGGAGGGGCCCTGGCCACATGTGG GTGGTCAGGACAAGCCCTTCCTCTCTGCCTGGCCCGGCACTGTGGTGTCTGAAGGACAACATGTGACTCTTCAGTGTCGCTCTCGTCTTGGGTTTAACGAATTCAGTCTGTCCAAAGAAGACGGGATGCCTGTCCCTGAGCTCTACAACAGAATATTCCGGAACAGCTTTCTCATGGGCCCTGTGACCCCAGCACATGCAGGGACCTACAGATGTTGCAGTTCACACCCACACTCCCCCACTGGGTGGTCGGCACCCAGCAACCCTGTGGTGATCATGGTCACAG GAGTCCACAGAAAACCTTCCCTCCTGGCCCACCCAGGTCCCCTGGTGAAATCGGGAGAGACGGTCATCCTGCAATGTTGGTCAGATGTCAGGTTTGAGCGCTTCCTTCTGCACAGAGAGGGGATCACTGAGGACCCCTTGCGCCTCGTTGGACAGCTCCACGATGCGGGTTCCCAGGTCAACTATTCCATGGGTCCCATGACACCTGCCCTTGCAGGGACCTACAGATGCTTTGGTTCTGTCACTCACTTACCCTATGAGTTGTCGGCTCCCAGTGACCCTCTGGACATCGTGGTCGTAG GTCTATATGGGAAACCTTCTCTCTCAGCCCAGCCGGGCCCCACGGTTCAGGCAGGAGAGAATGTGACCTTGTCCTGCAGCTCCCGGAGCTTGTTTGACATTTACCATCTatccagggaggcagaggccggtGAACTTAGGCTCACTGCGGTGCTGAGGGTCAATGGAACATTCCAGGCCAACTTCCCTCTGGGCCCTGTGACCCACGGAGGGAACTACAGATGCTTCGGCTCTTTCCGTGCCCTGCCCCACGCGTGGTCAGACCCGAGTGACCCACTGCCCGTTTCTGTCACAG GTAACTCCAGACACCTGCACGTTCTGATTGGGACCTCAGTGGTCATCATCCCCTTTGCtatcctcctcttctttctccttcatcgCTGGTGTGCCAACAAAAAGA ATGCTGTTGTAATGGACCAAGAGCCTGCAGGGAACAGAACAGTGAACAGGGAG GACTCTGATGAACAAGACCCTCAGGAGGTGACATACGCACAGTTGAATCACTGCGTTTTCACACAGAGAAAAATCACTCGCCCTTCTCAGAGGCCCAAGACACCCCCAACAGATACCAGCGTGTAA